The genomic stretch TGCCGTGCAGGTTCATGGTTCCCGCTCCCCCGCGGCGTCTGCCGGTCTCCGGCCGGAGTTCCACCATGCCGACAACCTGGCGGATCTCGGCGAGAGGGAGAGCGCAGGGTATCCCCTCAACGGTAAAGAACAGAAGGTGCGTCATGGCGGATCATCGGATGCTCGAAGGTATGTGCGGAGGGGATAAAAGGTTACGGGGAGGCGCGCCGGTCAGGGGCCGAAGAGGTCGATGCCGGCGTTCGAGGTTGTGACGGTGACGGTCGGCCCCCCGTTGCCGAGCGTTCCCGAGACCGAGGTACCCGTCGACTCTTCGAGTTGGAGCAGAAGATCGTGAACCGCTATCCTGCCGTTCGAGGTGGTGGCGGCCAGCCGGGCATCCAGATCCCCGGCAAACCTGAGCGTGATGCCGGCATTGCTCGACGATATCGTCACGTCCCCCCGGACGGCGGGAATCTTGGCGGAGATTGCTCCGTTCGAGGTCGAGAGCCCTGCAACTCCTCCGCAGTCCTCCACCGTGATCCCGGCGTTGCTGGTCGTCGCAGTAACGTAGCCCTCGACGCCCGAGAGTTCGATCCGGCCGTTCGAGGAGGTCGCCGCGAGATCGCCGCCGGGAGCGTCGTGCACGATCACCCGGCCGTTCGACGTCAGGAGTTCCGTCTCTGTAACCCGCACTCCCGCGAGTTCGATCCCGCCGTTCGAACTCTCGATCCTCTGCAGGACGACGGTCGGCGGCAGGGATATCGTGTAGTCGACGCTCACCCGCGGGTTGAACCCGGTATGCACCGTCTCTACCCTGAGGGGATCGCCCTCCGTCACCTCGATCCTGACCTTATCGAGTTCGCTCCGGCCGTATACGGATCG from Methanoculleus chikugoensis encodes the following:
- a CDS encoding DUF4097 family beta strand repeat-containing protein, producing the protein MQGTVYAVLALVVLATALSGCTGVPGLEETEQFDRTVAVEPGSGIVVTNRNGNVAVNVREGNDVGITAVKRSVYGRSELDKVRIEVTEGDPLRVETVHTGFNPRVSVDYTISLPPTVVLQRIESSNGGIELAGVRVTETELLTSNGRVIVHDAPGGDLAATSSNGRIELSGVEGYVTATTSNAGITVEDCGGVAGLSTSNGAISAKIPAVRGDVTISSSNAGITLRFAGDLDARLAATTSNGRIAVHDLLLQLEESTGTSVSGTLGNGGPTVTVTTSNAGIDLFGP